AGCTTGGAGGTGTCAGTCCCAAGGGCTTGGGAGCCTTCCAGGGACCAAACCCTTCTCACTGTGTTGTCCTTTTCTCCCCCATCAGATTTGTAGACAAGAGGAGATGAGTAAAGGCCAGGGACCAACAGTGGTGACCTCTTCGCCTACTGCTCTAACCAGGGGTCTCCCATCAGCATCTCCCCATTAAAGGCTGTGTAAAGGTTTCATTTGATTGTGCAAATTCCCTCCCTTGTCAGCCCTAAAGGAGACTGAACAGCAAGTAAATACCCTCAGCTCTGGAAAAGTTCAATTTCAAAAGTAATAACCTGGTAAGCAACAAGCCTGTTAAATATAAGCCACTTTGCAAGGTAGAAGGAGAAGACttacactttcttttttctttcccttagtTTTCTTCCATGCATGTACAAGTGGACCTTGTACATCTAAAAGTTTATGAAGTTACTGCAAGCCTGTGAGAATCATTAAGCTTTCTCATTAAGGACCAAGCCCCATAGCCTGAATGCCTCAGAAGTGGCTGTAATTTTGTTTCACCCTGTATAATGGTGTAAGATAGTGAGGAGAACCTCAGCTCTGTTTCTCAGGATGAGCCCAGCCAACAGACAAATGTGGAATGGCTGGACTCTCTTCCAACTCCCAAACAGTACAAAACAAacatcaccagcagcagaaccaagTAATGCCCCAAAATTCACTCAAATCAGTGACTGACAAACTGCTAAACATTGGGAAGTCCTATGTGGCTGCAGCTTAGTTCAGGACCTTAGTCCAGATCCACTTTGATGGATCAAGGTATTCTGGAGGTGACAAAGTATGCAGATGAGGCAGAGATGGAGTTTCACCATTCCATCCACTCGAGTGAAACTCATCCAGGCCCTCGGGTGTTTACTGCGACAAATAAAGACATTGCGCCAAGACGTATCCCAGGAGAGTTTCTGGTACCCAAGACATGAAACTTTCATCACATCTGCCAAGTTGACAGAGAAATTTCATGACTGCACACAGATAAAACATAAAGTGAATGCACTGTTTCTGTGGGACTTGAACTGCACAGAGGCTGGGTGCTGGTCTGCAGGGGCTGGATGTGACGCTGCAGGAGCACGATCCACAGCTCGCAGTGCAGAGGGAAGGTTCTACCACATCCGGTACCACGTTTCCAGTAAATGCTTTCAGCAAGAGCCAGAAATGCATTCACTGTGTGCACTGTGGGTTCACGATCACTGTAccttggcagctgcagcactgatCTCCCGACAAAGCTCTCCACCTTACAAGTCAGTTAAAGGCTATAGATCTCGAGAGAGAGACAAAAAGAGAGGTGTCATACTTAGGAGAGattttttccaaacagaaattaaaaaaatatattttttaaaataaatctgttgtTCAAGGAACTAAAGCAATCCATGTTAAATTGCTGGTTTATTACACATCCTGCTATGGCTCTGTAAGAGAATCTGAAAAGGCAGATTAGAACAAGGTTAGCAGAGAAAGCTGTTTAGATTCAGCCAAACTCCAAGGGAGCCATTCACATTGAGAAAAGGCAGCACCCCCAGTGCCCTCTGCCAGCATGGGCAGGTTTTTAGCATGACTGATGTCCCATAGCAGCACaaaattgtttaggttggaaaagacttttacGATCATTGAGTTCAACtgtttccccagcactgccacatccaccactaacccatgtccccaaatgccctatctacacatcttttaaatccctccaggaatggtgactccagcactgccctgggcagcctgtgccagggcttgacaaccctttcagggaaggaatttttcctaaCATCAAACTAAACCTCCCCTCCCATCACTGCTTCTTTCACTGGATCATACCATCTTGCTGCCCTGTCTGGCCAGGGTCAGCGGTGACGGATGGGCTGGGTGTATTGCTCTGCAAAAATCGACGGAAGTCCTTAATCATGGGGCGGAGGACCTGGATGAGGGcactcagtgctgcctgtgtcCCCTCCATGGCCTGTGCCTGCCGCTCCTGGGCACACGCCTGCACCTCCTGCGAGCGACGAATCATCTGCAGCAAGTCattctgctgctccaggtgctgggcAATCTCCTTCACGTGCAGGTTGGTTACTcgctgctcctgcaggagcttGGCTGAGTTCAGGGCAATGCGGCTTTTCAGCTCCTGGGGCTTGGCGGACACCTCATGTTGATGGGCCATCATCTCCAAGGGCGCCTCAGCAGTGACGGTGGTGGGGGCTTCCGTGGTGCAGTACTCCACAACCCCGTCCTCCAGACTGTGGTAGGTTGTCTCTGCAGGAACTGAGAACAAAGGACAGAAAGGGAGTCAGGAGTAGCTGTGAGACAGGATTTTTATCTACAGGCCTATTCAGTGAATATCACAGGAATACGGCCTGTTCAGCGAGATAACATACAATGGCCAGCAATGCACAAAATGACCTATTTAAGTCTACTCCACCCTCAGTCGAGCTTCCTTCTGGGCTGCACAATCCAAAGGAATGCCTTATCTGTCTAGACAATATAATTTCTCAACCTCCAGTTTAGAACAATCTTTCCAAGCAGCATTAACTAACTGACATAACAGCAAAGACAAGACCCAGAATGGCCCCTGTTGGTAGAAGAGCTGCTATTTGGGACACTGcacactgaaaaatcagccctgAAGACgtttttccccctgcttttgTTCCCAGAGAGGGACTGAAGAATATCCCAGGTTGCAAAGGATACTCGATTCCCTTGTTCTTAAGGCTGAGTCCAGCCGTCAAAGCCGACTTTGTATGTTCGTGCCTTGGGGCCACTCCCCTACAGCACAAGGGCAGACTGGGAGGAGCATTTCATTACTGAGATGTGGGGATTTCTTTTTGTTGGGCCTTCTCTCTGCCCAAAGAACTTGTAGGCATCCTATCCCTGGAAACGTTCAAGGCCAGGCCGGATGcagcaacctggtctagcagagcagaaggtgtctctgcccatggcagggggttggaactgggtgCTCTTTAAGGTCCTCtccaaccaaaaccattctgtggCTCTCTCCCGACATGAGGCTCGGGGTGTGTCAGTGTGGCCCTGCAGTCCAGCCCAGAGCGTTCCGGCGGGCGCAGCACTCACTCTGGGTCAGGGTGACCGTGGTGGCCGCCGCGGTGATGGGGATCTCGCTCCCGTCACCCGCGCCGCAGTCGCCGCTCGGCAGGCTGATGATGGTGGCCTCTCCCAGCAGGTTGCAGATGCGCTGCTGCATGGGGGTGAGGATCAccggggcggccgcggcgccCGCCGGGTCCTCGCCCTCTGGCCCGTTGCCGCCGCCGTTCTGGTTCTCGCCTCCCCCTTCCATGGCAGCCCGCACTTGGGCCACTTTTCGCCGCACCTCGGTCTTGAGGTCGGACCACTTCTTCTTGACCTCGGGCAGCTCGCGGTGGCAGGTGGCGACGGCGTTGACGCGGCGCAGGATGTCGTGCCAGGCGGCGGCCTTGGCGGCCAGCGGCACGCCCGCGTTGAAGTGGTTGACGAGGAGGTGCTTTCcccgctccagctcctccaCGATAATCTCCACCTCCCGCTCCGAGAAGTTCATCTTCCGCTTCTTGGCTGGGGGCGCCGGCGGCGACGCCATGGCCATGGGGGGCACCGGGGACGGGGCacggggtcacacctggggggcCTGGGGGACGCTGGGCAGGGCCGAGGGGCGGCAGGGCCCCCCCACCCCCGGGGCCGGGGACAACAGGGGGGCCCCGAGGCCCCTCAGGGCCCGGAGGGGTCGGTCCCCCCCGCTCCCCCTTTGGCACCGCCAACGATACGCAAATTGCGTACGGCGCCCGCCCGGCAGCCCCGCGCAACGGCCCCCGCCCTGCGGCACTGGCGTAATGGCTTCCAGAATCGGCCCCTCTTCCTGCCACGCCTGATTGGCCCGGCCGCCTGCCCGTCACGCGAGTTTCCCGCCTCCCGCCTGCAATGTCGCATTATTATTGGTCAGCAGGCTTGTCCATCAGGCAGCCAAgaggcggccccgccccgccgctgaTCTCAGGGCACTGGGCCTGCGTGGGGCCGGTGAGGGGTTAGGCCTGCCCGTGGATTTCCTCGCTCCAATCCCATTGGATGCTTCTCCTGTCCATCAACTCAGAGCGCGCACTGTTTTCCAACCTACCGGATGCGCGCGACGTCCGTCAAGCTCAAACTGCCTCCCGACTCTGGCTGTGATTGGAGATATTCGCTTTACCACCGCCTTCTCAGGGTGTTCGGCCAATTGCGATTTGGCCCGCGCGCCTGCACCGCTCCCTGTGCAAGACTCAGAAACACCGCGGCGCCTCCTTCCGATTGGTGGAGGCGAGGGCGTCCCCGTGACGTCATGACCCGCCACTCCACGTGGGCGTCGCGGGGCGTGGCCCAGGGCGTGTCGCCCGCTGTGATTGGCCAGCTCGGGGCGTCACGAGGCGGCTACGGCGCGTGGCGCGAAGGCGGAAGCGGCGCCATTTGCCGGTGCCGCGGGCGTGAGGGGTGGTTGGTGCCGGCTCGGCCATGCCGGGGGCGCGGCGCTCTCTCGCCTCCCCGGTTGTGAGCGGCGTTCTCTGCCCGTGCGGATCCCCGCATGGATCTGCGGTGGagagcggcggcagcggcggcggggggaACGCGGGGTCCTGCGGGCGGTCGCTGTCCGAGGCCTCCGAGCAGGACCGCCGTCTTCGCGCCCTGTTCCAGAAGCTCGACGTGAATCGAGACGGGGCGCTCTGCATCCACGATCTGGCCGTGGGGCTGGGCCGCCTCGGGCTGCACCGCACCGAGCTGGATCTGCGGGTGAGCAGCGGCGGGCGGTGGGATCTGGCCCGGCGGGGCTGAACGGGCCCGCGTTCCGGGGCTGAGCGAGTGTTTGGCCGCTCCCCTCGTCCCGTATCCGCTCCGGAGCCCTCTCCGTGCTCGTCTCGGGAGCAGGACGTGGCCTCTGGACACCTTCCAGCTGTGTCTCGCCGGGGCAGCGGTGGCACCTGTGCACGGTAGCACCGTGGCAGCTCCTGCGTCCCTTTAGCGTCCTGTTCCCCGAGCGAGAGCGGGGCTGTGTGATGCGACACGACCGCCCCGCTCCCCAAGGGTCCTTCCCTCAAAGCCACCCTGCCGGCTTGCGCACTAGACCCGGAGGAATTAGCTTGCTTGCTACCTGTAGGCATGTACGGTATTAACTGTCCGTAATTACTAAGATTAAAACCTTAGTGTTTtggacagggaaaaaaacaaaccataaagGACTCGGACAGGGCAACTTGCATGCTGACTTACACTGGTAGAAGGGCCTTTGGAAGCGATTCCTGCAGTCAGGGTAATTGTGCAGGTTTCATTCCATCACCTTGTTCCTCATATGAGTCTGGCAGCGTGTTGCTATTTATGTCTGCCCAGGATGGCTTATGCCAGACTAGTTTATTTTATGAGTTTGAAAATATCTTAGAACGTAGTGAGGCTGCTGTACTGTAGTTTGCACGTGGAGTGTATAAAATATGCAGCTCTGGCTTTCTCTTTCAGTATTGGGAGCCTTTTGTACTCACAGTGCTCTGTGTGATGCTGTACACTGAGGGCTCCAAGGTTCAACATGATGCTGTCTATTTAATTATGTTTAGTGTTATTTACATGTCTATGATTAATGGGCTCATTGATCCTCAGTGCTGCACAGCTTTTCCCTACCTAGTTGCTTGTACTTTATGTGTAGGGCCATAAAAAAGCTGAGTATCATATGAAGAGATAAACACATGGGTGCAGCCAAGGATGTGCCACCACCTGAGTCCTacaggaaggaagaagagtTTAAGAATAACTTCTGAGTCACTGAAGAGATACTTAATTCAAGTGACAGCTCCTATTCTCTCCCTGTTCTGGGAGTGGTGCCCCAGTTTCAGTGCTTTACTTGCGCAGTCTTTTTCAGAGTTTCCGGTTCCTTTCTAGCTTTGACTCTCCAGCATCTTAACTTCTAACATTCCTTTTTGGTTGGCATCTTCCTAACTGCTGTAAAATATGAGAATTCCTTGGCAGTGTGATCCTGTGAGTAGTTTAGTTGTGCTGTTTCTAAAGATAACATGAGTGCCGCGGGGGGTTTTCTGCTGGGTGTGTTTGGGTATGTAAATCTGATTTTACCACAAGTCACCTGTGCATGTCCTTTTGACCCTGACCTGCTGCCACCTGTGGGGCCCAATCCTTGACCTCTAGCAAAAGTCCCTCATGATCCAGTATGTTCTGTGCTTACGCCTGCATGCCTGCCTCTGTTTGCATTCCCTTTTCTTTGCATGTAATTCAATCCAGCCTAACATTCCTTAGCTCAGGAGGAAGCACCTTAAAATAAACTGCGTTTTTACTTCCCAGCAGAGAGTTTCTTTGCTTGGCGCGCTGCGGGAGCGGCACAGAGGAACCGTTCTGCGGGGACTGGAACTCGCTGCCGGAGGGAAGCGCTGGCTGGATGCTGCTTAACAATCCTGTCTTTCTGCTGAAGCCCTTGTCTGTCAGTATTGTTCCTCAGCCCTTTCCTTACTCTGACTCCTCTTCCACATCAATAGTGTGAGGAGGGtgaaaccctggcacagggtgcccagaggagctgtggatgccccatccatggaagtgttcaaagccaggctggaaggggcaCTGAGCAACTTgatttagtggaaggtgtccctgcctgtggcagggggttggaactgggtgctctttaaggtcctttccaagtCAAACCATTCTAGAGTTTGGAAAGCATTGTTAATGTGGTAGAGCATCCCATTCAGCAGGGTAAAAACCACTGAGAGTGAGGATGCAGAGTTCAAAACTCTCAAGTTCCAGTTAAAAATGTGGGAACAGCCCTCAGCTGGCTAGCAAACTTCCGTGTCATGCAATTTTTAGGGAAACCAAATAAACTTCCTGTTTCCAAGGCGGTTCTATTAATAAGTCAGTCTTTTTTCTGCTCCATCCTTAGCCAATTATGGCACCTCAATGCTTAAATAATGTGAGGTCACGCTCAAGGAAAGTGCTTAAGTGTCAAGATAGAAAACCTTTCTGATTTATTGAGCACGGTGTTTGGAGACCAATTTAGGCATAAATCACAAGGATTGCTTGTGATTAGTAAATTACTTGGTGCCTCTGGTGCactttaattttccttccatGCAGCAGTACATTTGATACATTTGGGAGCAGATGGAGAAAACATTGGGCTCGTAAAGTGAGGTTATCTCCAATCTTAGCTGCGAGCTGCTAATCTCCCTGCGTCAGTAGGCTAAAAGTCCTTGTGGTAACAATAACTTTTGGGCTgaacttgaaaagaaaatgagcaaTATTTTGGCTCCTTCAATGCTTGAGAGTTATTGCTGAGATAAAACCCTTTGTGGCATTCTTGGAAAATTGCTGCCTTCTCTTTTAGAGGTGGCTTTCTGTGGTGAGGGGGAGAGAAGGGCTTGTACTCAGATGTCCTTTGAGGTGGAATTTGCTTATGTAAACGatgcttgtttttttgtttttttgttttaacccATGCTGTTATCTTTAAACCAATTGACAAATACAGTGTGCCAAACCAGTGAGCCTTGTAACGAAATGCTTGTTTGCACTGGTCAGCATGAAGCAATCCACATACTTCACTCTGTTTGGGCAGTAAAATGATAACCatgtgaagaattttttaaaagcctttctTGTTCCACTGTGTGAAGGGATAGTcttttactgcttttatttcatcTACCTCTGGGATGGTCAGTGTCCTGTTACTGTTGCTTTCTGACTTTATATAGACCTGTGGAGCTTGAAATATGTACTTAATGGAAATATGCTGAAACAGAACCGTTTCCTACTTTGTATCTGGAGATGTCCTATTGCTGAAAGAATGTGTGATGGTAATATTTGTGTGTTTGCTAATATAACTGTTTTCCTACTGATCCTGATTAACTGCAGGGCTGGAGTGTCATTCCAaaaccagctctgctgctgaagtTCCAGACAGTCTGAACTGGTGGAATTAATCCCAGCTGCTTAGAGACAGACTGAAGTGGTGAACTTTGTCTACAGCTGCCTCTTCTGTAGTGGTGCTGAGCGTCTTCTGCTGGACCGGTTCACTTAAGAAACAGAGCAAACATAACCCTTGTCTCTTTTCAGTCCCCAATGTCCACTTTGCCTCTGCTCTAACTAACAGTGATGTCCTTCTTGGTCTTGTGATACTTTCCCTTCCCAAGTTCATATATGTGACTGTGATTGCTCCCTTGGTATCAGCTTCCCCGTGGAAAACTATATCAGCTCCCAGGCTACTGATATCTGCCTTCATCACATCTTCATTAGCCCCATATCTCCTCTTTGATCTTCAGGTCCTTGCTGT
This genomic window from Poecile atricapillus isolate bPoeAtr1 chromosome 20, bPoeAtr1.hap1, whole genome shotgun sequence contains:
- the NAIF1 gene encoding nuclear apoptosis-inducing factor 1 isoform X1 — protein: MAMASPPAPPAKKRKMNFSEREVEIIVEELERGKHLLVNHFNAGVPLAAKAAAWHDILRRVNAVATCHRELPEVKKKWSDLKTEVRRKVAQVRAAMEGGGENQNGGGNGPEGEDPAGAAAAPVILTPMQQRICNLLGEATIISLPSGDCGAGDGSEIPITAAATTVTLTQIPAETTYHSLEDGVVEYCTTEAPTTVTAEAPLEMMAHQHEVSAKPQELKSRIALNSAKLLQEQRVTNLHVKEIAQHLEQQNDLLQMIRRSQEVQACAQERQAQAMEGTQAALSALIQVLRPMIKDFRRFLQSNTPSPSVTADPGQTGQQDGMIQ
- the NAIF1 gene encoding nuclear apoptosis-inducing factor 1 isoform X2 — its product is MAMASPPAPPAKKRKMNFSEREVEIIVEELERGKHLLVNHFNAGVPLAAKAAAWHDILRRVNAVATCHRELPEVKKKWSDLKTEVRRKVAQVRAAMEGGGENQNGGGNGPEGEDPAGAAAAPVILTPMQQRICNLLGEATIISLPSGDCGAGDGSEIPITAAATTVTLTQIPAETTYHSLEDGVVEYCTTEAPTTVTAEAPLEMMAHQHEVSAKPQELKSRIALNSAKLLQEQRVTNLHVKEIAQHLEQQNDLLQMIRRSQEVQACAQERQAQAMEGTQAALSALIQVLRPMIKDFRRFLQSNTPSPSVTADPGQTGQQDAFN
- the NAIF1 gene encoding nuclear apoptosis-inducing factor 1 isoform X3: MAMASPPAPPAKKRKMNFSEREVEIIVEELERGKHLLVNHFNAGVPLAAKAAAWHDILRRVNAVATCHRELPEVKKKWSDLKTEVRRKVAQVRAAMEGGGENQNGGGNGPEGEDPAGAAAAPVILTPMQQRICNLLGEATIISLPSGDCGAGDGSEIPITAAATTVTLTQIPAETTYHSLEDGVVEYCTTEAPTTVTAEAPLEMMAHQHEVSAKPQELKSRIALNSAKLLQEQRVTNLHVKEIAQHLEQQNDLLQMIRRSQEVQACAQERQAQAMEGTQAALSALIQVLRPMIKDFRRFLQSNTPSPSVTADPGQTGQQDDL